Proteins co-encoded in one Aethina tumida isolate Nest 87 chromosome 7, icAetTumi1.1, whole genome shotgun sequence genomic window:
- the LOC109598386 gene encoding tetraspanin-9 isoform X2 — protein sequence MKRYNEMSSGYTCLRTTFCVINVIFWIAGCGILGVGIWLRVAYEGYATLLPQYALISADSLAILAGIITLILSFFACCGSWFQNRCMLITYFVLVVLLFIGEFLTGSMAFLYRSTLSHTLREELKTGLIHHYNVTATGPNSLVNIWDNMQTQFRCCGVDNYEDWFDIDSWPGHRWVPDTCCFPAYADKDCGKSQSSANYYPDGCYRQINVWFMQRLYIIGFVCIGVAFLQLFGLVASMLLFCTISHKLYRSCSYKAYS from the exons at GAAACGCTACAACGAAATGTCCAGTGGGTACACCTGCTTAAGAACGACATTTTGTGTTATAAATGTCATTTTTTGG ATCGCTGGCTGTGGTATCCTGGGCGTCGGAATTTGGCTGAGGGTGGCCTACGAGGGGTACGCCACCCTTTTACCTCAATATGCCTTGATCAGTGCCGACTCGCTGGCCATACTGGCCGGCATCATTACTTTGATTTTATCGTTCTTCGCGTGCTGCGGCTCGTGGTTCCAAAACAGGTGCATGCTCATAACG TACTTCGTGTTGGTGGTGCTACTGTTCATTGGGGAGTTCCTGACGGGCTCCATGGCGTTCCTGTATAGGTCCACCCTGAGTCACACGCTCAGGGAAGAACTGAAAACCGGGCTGATTCATCACTACAACGTGACGGCAACGGGCCCCAACAGCCTGGTTAACATCTGGGATAACATGCAGACACAA TTTAGATGCTGCGGCGTGGACAACTACGAAGATTGGTTCGACATTGATTCATGGCCTGGCCACAGATGGGTACCGGATACTTGTTGCTTTCCTGCATACGCCGACAAGGATTGTGGGAAGAGCCAATCGTCTGCTAATTACTATCCTGACGGATGCTACAGACAGATCAACGTTTGGTTCATGCAGAGGCTGTACATCATCGGGTTTGTCTGCATAGGGGTCGCTTTCCTGCAG ctCTTCGGACTGGTGGCGTCGATGCTTCTGTTTTGTACGATAAGTCACAAATTGTACAGATCTTGTAGCTACAAAGCATATTCCTAG
- the LOC109598386 gene encoding tetraspanin-9 isoform X1 — translation MYMYRQKRYNEMSSGYTCLRTTFCVINVIFWIAGCGILGVGIWLRVAYEGYATLLPQYALISADSLAILAGIITLILSFFACCGSWFQNRCMLITYFVLVVLLFIGEFLTGSMAFLYRSTLSHTLREELKTGLIHHYNVTATGPNSLVNIWDNMQTQFRCCGVDNYEDWFDIDSWPGHRWVPDTCCFPAYADKDCGKSQSSANYYPDGCYRQINVWFMQRLYIIGFVCIGVAFLQLFGLVASMLLFCTISHKLYRSCSYKAYS, via the exons atgtacatgtaTAGACA GAAACGCTACAACGAAATGTCCAGTGGGTACACCTGCTTAAGAACGACATTTTGTGTTATAAATGTCATTTTTTGG ATCGCTGGCTGTGGTATCCTGGGCGTCGGAATTTGGCTGAGGGTGGCCTACGAGGGGTACGCCACCCTTTTACCTCAATATGCCTTGATCAGTGCCGACTCGCTGGCCATACTGGCCGGCATCATTACTTTGATTTTATCGTTCTTCGCGTGCTGCGGCTCGTGGTTCCAAAACAGGTGCATGCTCATAACG TACTTCGTGTTGGTGGTGCTACTGTTCATTGGGGAGTTCCTGACGGGCTCCATGGCGTTCCTGTATAGGTCCACCCTGAGTCACACGCTCAGGGAAGAACTGAAAACCGGGCTGATTCATCACTACAACGTGACGGCAACGGGCCCCAACAGCCTGGTTAACATCTGGGATAACATGCAGACACAA TTTAGATGCTGCGGCGTGGACAACTACGAAGATTGGTTCGACATTGATTCATGGCCTGGCCACAGATGGGTACCGGATACTTGTTGCTTTCCTGCATACGCCGACAAGGATTGTGGGAAGAGCCAATCGTCTGCTAATTACTATCCTGACGGATGCTACAGACAGATCAACGTTTGGTTCATGCAGAGGCTGTACATCATCGGGTTTGTCTGCATAGGGGTCGCTTTCCTGCAG ctCTTCGGACTGGTGGCGTCGATGCTTCTGTTTTGTACGATAAGTCACAAATTGTACAGATCTTGTAGCTACAAAGCATATTCCTAG
- the LOC109598386 gene encoding tetraspanin-9 isoform X3, whose protein sequence is MSSGYTCLRTTFCVINVIFWIAGCGILGVGIWLRVAYEGYATLLPQYALISADSLAILAGIITLILSFFACCGSWFQNRCMLITYFVLVVLLFIGEFLTGSMAFLYRSTLSHTLREELKTGLIHHYNVTATGPNSLVNIWDNMQTQFRCCGVDNYEDWFDIDSWPGHRWVPDTCCFPAYADKDCGKSQSSANYYPDGCYRQINVWFMQRLYIIGFVCIGVAFLQLFGLVASMLLFCTISHKLYRSCSYKAYS, encoded by the exons ATGTCCAGTGGGTACACCTGCTTAAGAACGACATTTTGTGTTATAAATGTCATTTTTTGG ATCGCTGGCTGTGGTATCCTGGGCGTCGGAATTTGGCTGAGGGTGGCCTACGAGGGGTACGCCACCCTTTTACCTCAATATGCCTTGATCAGTGCCGACTCGCTGGCCATACTGGCCGGCATCATTACTTTGATTTTATCGTTCTTCGCGTGCTGCGGCTCGTGGTTCCAAAACAGGTGCATGCTCATAACG TACTTCGTGTTGGTGGTGCTACTGTTCATTGGGGAGTTCCTGACGGGCTCCATGGCGTTCCTGTATAGGTCCACCCTGAGTCACACGCTCAGGGAAGAACTGAAAACCGGGCTGATTCATCACTACAACGTGACGGCAACGGGCCCCAACAGCCTGGTTAACATCTGGGATAACATGCAGACACAA TTTAGATGCTGCGGCGTGGACAACTACGAAGATTGGTTCGACATTGATTCATGGCCTGGCCACAGATGGGTACCGGATACTTGTTGCTTTCCTGCATACGCCGACAAGGATTGTGGGAAGAGCCAATCGTCTGCTAATTACTATCCTGACGGATGCTACAGACAGATCAACGTTTGGTTCATGCAGAGGCTGTACATCATCGGGTTTGTCTGCATAGGGGTCGCTTTCCTGCAG ctCTTCGGACTGGTGGCGTCGATGCTTCTGTTTTGTACGATAAGTCACAAATTGTACAGATCTTGTAGCTACAAAGCATATTCCTAG
- the LOC109598392 gene encoding uncharacterized protein LOC109598392 produces MFAFKIFVMLVPSCFAMPTGSISTSILTPLSNIGDIANQKISAGLSAKTALLPSLSSFPDSGRKHAILETESLTSQLDAKYTQLQQFAAGLYGPKPLVDTIQEHEKYGNDGDKLRSIGTFIIGKYEGLSNALNAAVDLPFQKAKQVGKTITTQLNAVGGKLIGL; encoded by the exons ATGTTTGCCTTCAAAATCTTCGTGATGTTGGTGCCGTCGTGCTTCGCGATGCCCACAGGTTCAATATCCACTAGCATCCTCACACCTTTGAGCAACATCGGCGACATCGCCAATCAGAAAATCTCCGCAGGTCTCAGTGCTAAG ACCGCCTTGCTTCCATCGTTGTCCTCATTCCCGGACTCCGGAAGGAAACACGCCATCTTGGAGACTGAATCTTTGACCAGCCAATTGGACGCCAAGTACACGCAGTTGCAGCAGTTCGCTGCCGGCCTCTACGGCCCCAAACCGTTGGTCGACACCATCCAAGAGCACGAGAAATACGGAAACGACGGCGACAAACTTAGGTCCATTGGAACGTTCATCATTGGAAAATATGAAGGATTGTCCAACGCGCTTAACGCTGCAGTTGAT CTTCCGTTCCAGAAGGCCAAACAAGTGGGCAAAACCATCACTACGCAGCTAAACGCTGTTGGAGGAAAACTCATTGGTTTGTAA